The proteins below are encoded in one region of Toxoplasma gondii ME49 chromosome IV, whole genome shotgun sequence:
- a CDS encoding hypothetical protein (encoded by transcript TGME49_319640~Predicted trans-membrane domain (TMHMM2.0):743-766), protein METEETRFCCSNEPTCSRCPCAATELPQPETAKRIQSNSSTGIGALTKALILAVTFLAGWLCSHLSNELSDVQRRALSRSEASDESESSAPYLRAADLPLEAFLHRSDYEREEDPYIVTLPYMEPRRLSSAAQDDPPVDVPQAAPLENKTGDAVNPDRTLASNASLKNELLPQRKKENINLRVLNPHVFRAELCPFLRVGDGQIKSWYALLVLYIAEWPAYAQVGNGGERFTDQLRAFSENFVAPENTTLQGRAIFQDEIDCGTPKVFKEGLDAIKGDIHNFDDLVRILKNVAKSEPDFANLLDYTQYFKLPTRAAVTGFAMILRTAFEGMVFSFCRSLFLKNTTKGNFTRNELYSNVVWLYHRNQTQYWMLLLVAKIIKQIVSARPHNGIIILKSVTTARPGNTAAGDHAEKGQILETLYGVGAYSTLQHIVAGNIQRKLEMSLSRFQNLSTERGMLSTAKSVLQPKVFVTGYYAKNSRGAHVEEGLFGMEVEGDTLDELKEELRPSSVLLQISLVDEWNFKDTKEWPDPRSSEIGVLTAYTAVQILRAELEWDPSLGSLGAFSVAYTGFTDMYSRQRSDPENHFDPDVHLLVVDEISRFSKTGAEEGCKTKIGNLIAEEPLQIKRVFDRDRISIKGTAKILPGSDVFMRGNFGLGLSLELQHEAEKLLSPGAIMIHVYIKGLGKMTSETNDLDITASEMVNRLLLRSRGYYEIPVVKTVTVTSLQTVEARTVVNCSNKVPEWVVVVSSCSIAVFFIVIIGLLMYHDKLKLPWWLNCICSSSSPWGGDAGGVSRDPTAVELPGEYDKASLPEVTTMDGSGEGTGYDEMDGRGWLPATAKWVGDKSLSVHKSTSSAEAQRRVSGGPSSRASFACMHSEVRPVGDRLFLRPENVIQMHSHHPGVSRKTTPIDDNPQ, encoded by the exons AGCGAGAGCTCTGCTCCGTACCTCCGAGCGGCGGACCTACCGCTCGAAGCTTTTCTCCATAGGTCTGATtacgagcgagaagaagatccCTACATCGTCACTCTGCCTTATATGGAACCCAGAAGACTGTCCAGTGCTGCACAGGATGATCCCCCAGTGGACGTGCCCCAGGCTGCACCGCTTGAAAACAAGACCGGAGATGCTGTGAACCCCGACAGGACGCTGGCCTCCAATGCCAGCCTGAAAAACGAGCTTTtgccgcagagaaagaaggagaataTCAATCTTC GTGTGTTGAATCCGCATGTGTTTCGAGCAGAGTTGTGCCCTTTTTTGCGGGTTGGCGATGGACAGATCAAGTCGTGGTATGCGTTGCTGGTGCTGTACATCGCGGAGTGGCCCGCATATGCGCAAGTCGGGAACGGGGGAGAGCGCTTCACGGATCAACTTCGAGCTTTCTCGGAGAACTTTGTCGCTCCGGAGAACACCACCCTTCAAGGCCGGGCCATCTTCCAGGACGAAATCGACTGCGGAACACCAAAGGTCTTCAAAGAGGGG CTGGATGCCATCAAAGGGGATATCCACAACTTCGATGACCTCGTTCGGATCTTGAAGAATGTGGCCAAGAGCGAACCAGACTTCGCCAACCTCCTGGACTACACGCAGTACTTCAAGTTGCCGACAAGAGCTGCAGTCACCGGCTTTGCGATGATTTTGCGAACGGCGTTTGAGGGAATGGTTTTCAGCTTCTGCAGGAGTCTCTTCCTCAAGAACACCACTAAAG GGAACTTCACGCGGAACGAGTTGTACAGCAATGTAGTCTGGTTGTACCACCGCAACCAGACGCAGTATTGGATGCTGCTGCTTGTCGCGAAGATCATCAAGCAGATTGTGTCAGCGAG GCCACACAATGGAATCATCATTCTGAAAAGCGTGACGACGGCTCGTCCTGGGAACACGGCTGCTGGCGAtcatgcagagaaaggacaaaTTTTAGAGACGCTTTACGGCGTTGGAGCTTACAGCACGTTGCAGCATATCGTTGCAGGGAATATCCAGAGGAAGCTTGAGATGTCTTTGTCCCGATTTCAGAACTTATCGACGGAGCGGGGTATGCTTAGTACAGCCAAAAGTGTGCTGCAACCGAAGGTCTTTGTCACTGGGTATTACGCGAAGAATTCTCGCGGAGCCCACGTGGAGGAGGGACTGTTCGGCATGGAAGTGGAAGGCGACACGCTGGACGAGTTGAAAGAAGAACTTCGTCCCAGCAGCGTCCTCCTTCAGATTTCCTTGGTAGACGAGTGGAATTTCAAAGACACGAAAGAGTGGCCCGACCCTCGATCGAGTGAAATCGGTGTGTTGACTGCGTACACAGCAGTACAGATCCTGCGCGCAGAGCTGGAGTGGGATCCTTCCTTGGGCTCTCtcggcgccttctctgtcgcatACACGGGATTCACCGACATGTACAGTCGCCAGCGGTCAGACCCAGAGAATCACTTCGACCCGGACGTGCACCTTTTGGTTGTTGACGAAATTTCTCGTTTCAGTAAAACAGGTGCCGAGGAGGGGTGTAAAACGAAGATCGGCAATTTGATCGCAGAGGAACCTTTGCAGATCAAAAGGGTCTTTGATCGGGATCGAATTTCGATCAAGGGAACCGCCAAAATCCTCCCCGGAAGCGACGTCTTCATGAGAGGCAACTTCGGTCTTGGACTTTCTCTCGAGCTTCAGCATGAGGCAGAAAAACTCCTCAGCCCAGGCGCTATCATGATCCACGTGTATATCAAAGGTCTAGGAAAGATGACATCGGAAACAAACGATCTTGACATCACGGCGAGTGAGATGGTGAACCGACTTCTGCTGCGGTCGCGAGGGTACTACGAGATTCCGGTTGTCAAAACGGTCACGGTCACTAGTCTCCAG ACAGTGGAGGCGCGAACAGTTGTCAACTGCAGCAACAAGGTCCCAGAATGGGTCGTGGTGGTTTCGTCGTGCAGCATCGCGGTGTTCTTCATCGTCATCATAGGCCTGCTCATGTACCACGACAAGCTTAAGTTGCCGTGGTGGCTGAACTGCAtatgcagcagcagctcgcCGTGGGGGGGCGACGCAGGAGGCGTCAGTAGAGATCCAACGGCAGTGGAGCTTCCTGGGGAGTACGACAAGGCAAGCCTCCCAGAAGTGACAACGATGGACGGGTCGGGCGAAGGAACCGGTTACGATGAAATGGACGGTCGCGGCTGGCTGCCAGCGACGGCAAAATGGGTTGGTGACAAAAGCCTCTCGGTGCATAAAAGCACGTCAAGTGCCGAAGCGCAGAGACGGGTCTCAGGCGGTCCATCGTCTAGGGCTTCGTtcgcttgcatgcactccgAGGTGCGGCCCGTAGGTGACCGGCTTTTTTTGAGACCGGAAAACGTGATTCAGATGCACTCGCATCATCCGGGTGTCTCCCGAAAGACGACCCCTATAGATGATAATCCACAGTGA
- a CDS encoding hypothetical protein (encoded by transcript TGME49_319630~Signal peptide predicted by SignalP 2.0 HMM (probability 0.987) with cleavage site probability 0.730 at residue 27~Predicted trans-membrane domain (TMHMM2.0):12-35:225-248), whose amino-acid sequence MADSVPSLRKSVVCSLWAGLIVATGQAAGAGFYAAPQPNAHANSNVNGGVQATPGFAGPGFFGPVAGTGSTQPFPTAGMGMSSAHGLSHQPVLDYGIASYPGYPGSVTGQSEAQLGGPHRAQLPRESGVIGAENRDPGAADSPAGTVFPQQHFGGEYADPHDQDAMNRRDPGRPVNAARRPKRKRRDTDSESNPVIADLTERLRRLRLTENPPLPDIKGVKTMLAAAALYGLQLVGLPLALFAFGVGGMRYLKSKDERDRSLLERSNYRKNKQGSN is encoded by the coding sequence ATGGCAGactccgttccttctcttcgcaaAAGTGTCGTCTGCAGTCTGTGGGCCGGCCTGATCGTCGCGACCGGCCAGGCCGCTGGAGCCGGCTTCTACGCTGCGCCTCAACCGAACGCCCATGCCAATTCCAATGTAAACGGCGGAGTTCAAGCGACTCCAGGTTTTGCCGGGCCCGGCTTTTTCGGCCCGGTGGCTGGCACTGGCTCAACACAGCCCTTTCCTACTGCAGGAATGGGAATGTCCAGTGCACACGGTTTATCGCATCAACCTGTCTTGGACTACGGGATCGCCTCGTATCCAGGCTACCCGGGTAGTGTGACCGGTCAAAGCGAGGCACAGTTGGGTGGTCCTCATCGTGCTCAGCTGCCAAGGGAATCAGGAGTGATCGgtgcagaaaacagagacccCGGTGCCGCTGACAGTCCTGCAGGAACGGTCTTCCCGCAGCAGCATTTCGGCGGGGAGTACGCAGACCCGCACGATCAGGACGCTATGAACCGCCGAGATCCAGGAAGACCCGTGAACGCAGCCCGTCGgccaaagagaaaacgacgtgACACCGACAGTGAATCCAACCCCGTCATAGCAGATTTAACTGAGAGGCTGAGGCGGCTGAGACTCACAGAAAACCCGCCGCTCCCCGATATCAAGGGCGTGAAAACGATGTTGGCGGCCGCTGCCTTGTATGGACTGCAGCTTGTGGGATTGCCGCTCGCGCTGTTCGCCTTCGGAGTTGGAGGAATGAGATATTTGAAGAGCAAAGATGAACGCGATCGCAGCCTCTTGGAGAGGAGTAACTACCGCAAGAACAAACAAGGATCGAATTAG